The following coding sequences lie in one Apium graveolens cultivar Ventura chromosome 1, ASM990537v1, whole genome shotgun sequence genomic window:
- the LOC141677704 gene encoding CASP-like protein 1 codes for MSSINPESQSMSQDHKKNGYGSTELAKYAAVVEVVLRFILFLTSLAPVLLLATSKQTVFFRLPFPPYGMSVSAKFTDMPALVYEISALSVACLYSIITGLLSIFAYMKGASRSAKLMFSIFVMDLLLVGIVAAAAGAGGEAAYIGLRGNKAAKWPKICTTFDTFCLHVGFSCLTSSFAAMTLIFLIILYVFTLSP; via the exons aTGTCTTCTATTAACCCAGAATCACAATCAATGTCCCAAGATCATAAAAAGAATGGCTATGGCAGTACTGAACTTGCCAAATACGCGGCGGTCGTTGAAGTGGTACTGAGGTTCATTTTGTTCTTAACATCCTTGGCTCCCGTTTTACTTCTAGCTACTAGTAAGCAAACGGTGTTTTTCCGGTTGCCGTTTCCTCCTTACGGGATGTCCGTTTCTGCTAAATTCACTGATATGCCTGCCTTGGT GTACGAAATATCAGCCCTCTCAGTGGCTTGCTTATACAGCATCATCACAGGACTCTTATCCATCTTTGCTTACATGAAGGGAGCAAGTAGATCAGCTAAACTAATGTTTAGCATCTTTGTGATGGACTTG CTACTAGTGGGGATTGTGGCGGCAGCAGCAGGAGCAGGCGGAGAAGCTGCTTACATTGGACTCAGAGGAAACAAAGCTGCAAAATGGCCCAAAATCTGCACCACCTTCGATACCTTCTGTCTCCATGTCGGATTCTCTTGCTTAACTTCAAGCTTCGCCGCCATGACACTCATCTTCCTTATCATTCTCTATGTTTTCACCCTCTCACCATAG